From a region of the Agrobacterium tumefaciens genome:
- a CDS encoding DUF982 domain-containing protein has translation MKNERWTEPVEVNLEACGKNTVVGPLEALALLTERWPNTRGLSFVKARSACRAALDGRKSPEEARRCFTDAVSEVQNKTH, from the coding sequence ATGAAGAACGAAAGATGGACAGAACCCGTTGAAGTCAACCTTGAGGCTTGCGGCAAGAATACGGTTGTTGGTCCGCTGGAAGCACTGGCACTACTGACGGAGCGCTGGCCGAATACACGCGGGCTCAGCTTCGTAAAAGCGCGAAGCGCCTGCAGAGCTGCGCTCGATGGACGCAAGTCTCCAGAGGAAGCCCGCAGATGTTTCACCGATGCGGTGTCTGAAGTTCAAAACAAGACCCATTGA
- a CDS encoding YqaE/Pmp3 family membrane protein — protein MDVIRILIAILLPPVGVFLQVGLGVHFWINILLTICGYVPGIIHAIWVILRK, from the coding sequence GTGGACGTTATTCGAATTCTTATCGCCATTCTCCTGCCACCCGTTGGCGTCTTTCTCCAGGTGGGCCTTGGCGTGCATTTCTGGATTAACATTCTTCTGACGATCTGCGGCTATGTGCCGGGCATCATCCACGCGATCTGGGTGATCCTGAGAAAATGA
- a CDS encoding nitronate monooxygenase: MLPSVLKDNLRLPVIASPLFIISHPQLTLAQCKAGIIGAFPALNARPESQLDEWLAMITEELAAHNKANPDRPAAPFAVNQIVHMSNRRLEHDLGLCVKYKVPIVISSLGAVPEVNAAVHSYGGIVLHDVINDRHARSAIRKGADGLIAVAAGAGGHAGTLSPFALVQEIRTWFDGPLLLAGAIANGGSILAAQAMGADMAYIGSPFIATQEARASDAYKQAIVEAHANDIVYSNYFTGVHGNYLKPSIVAAGMDPDNLPEADPSKMDFETATGGAKAWKDIWGAGQGIGAVRAIEPVSGLVDRLVGEYHAARQRLCAIA, encoded by the coding sequence ATGTTACCGTCCGTACTGAAAGACAATCTGCGTCTTCCGGTCATTGCCTCGCCGCTTTTCATCATTTCACATCCGCAACTGACGCTGGCGCAATGCAAGGCGGGTATCATCGGCGCGTTTCCGGCCCTCAATGCCCGGCCGGAAAGCCAGCTCGACGAATGGCTGGCCATGATCACCGAGGAACTGGCTGCCCATAACAAGGCCAATCCGGATCGACCCGCAGCCCCCTTCGCGGTCAATCAGATCGTTCACATGTCGAACCGGCGTCTGGAGCACGATCTCGGTCTGTGCGTCAAATACAAGGTGCCTATCGTGATTTCCTCGCTTGGGGCAGTGCCAGAGGTCAACGCGGCTGTGCATTCTTATGGTGGCATCGTGCTGCATGATGTCATCAATGACCGGCACGCCCGATCCGCCATTCGCAAAGGTGCAGACGGCCTGATTGCGGTTGCGGCTGGTGCTGGCGGGCATGCGGGTACGCTTTCGCCCTTCGCACTTGTGCAGGAAATCCGCACCTGGTTCGACGGACCATTGTTGCTGGCCGGCGCGATCGCCAACGGCGGCTCCATCCTCGCCGCGCAGGCGATGGGGGCAGATATGGCCTATATCGGCTCACCCTTTATCGCCACGCAGGAAGCGCGCGCTTCCGATGCCTACAAACAGGCAATCGTCGAGGCCCACGCCAACGACATCGTTTATTCGAATTACTTCACGGGCGTTCACGGCAACTATCTGAAACCCTCGATCGTCGCGGCGGGCATGGACCCGGACAACCTGCCGGAAGCCGATCCCTCGAAAATGGACTTCGAAACGGCCACTGGGGGCGCCAAGGCCTGGAAGGATATATGGGGTGCGGGACAGGGCATTGGCGCCGTTAGGGCCATCGAACCCGTCTCAGGTCTCGTTGACCGACTGGTCGGCGAATACCATGCCGCCCGCCAGCGCCTTTGCGCGATAGCCTGA
- the ppk2 gene encoding polyphosphate kinase 2: protein MGTEVKDRSVELTIDGKTRVFDIDNPVLPDWVESKKLSSGGFPYDKKMKQDEYDETLEALQIELVKVQFWLQATGKRILSVFEGRDAAGKGGAIFATRSYLNPRYARVVALPKPTETERGQWYFQRYISHFPTAGELVLFDRSWYNRAGVEPVMGFCTPDEYKRFLKETPRMEKMLAHEGIYLFKFWLDIGRETQLDRFHDRRHSPLKCWKLSDMDIAALTKWDDYTAKRDEMLEKTHTDVAPWTVVRANDKRRARVNLIRHILSALDYDGKDKKAIGEIDGKILGSGPGFLK from the coding sequence ATGGGAACAGAAGTGAAAGATCGGTCGGTCGAACTGACGATTGACGGAAAGACACGCGTCTTCGATATCGACAATCCCGTCCTCCCGGATTGGGTGGAGAGCAAAAAGCTTTCATCTGGCGGCTTCCCTTACGACAAGAAGATGAAGCAGGACGAATACGATGAGACGCTCGAAGCGCTACAGATAGAACTCGTCAAGGTTCAGTTCTGGTTACAGGCGACCGGCAAACGCATTCTCTCCGTTTTTGAAGGACGTGATGCGGCCGGAAAAGGCGGGGCGATCTTCGCCACCCGCTCCTACCTCAATCCGCGCTATGCGCGCGTGGTTGCGCTGCCAAAACCCACGGAAACAGAACGTGGGCAATGGTACTTCCAGCGTTACATCTCGCACTTCCCGACGGCTGGTGAACTCGTTCTCTTCGACAGATCCTGGTACAACCGCGCCGGTGTCGAACCGGTGATGGGCTTTTGCACGCCGGATGAGTACAAGCGGTTCCTGAAGGAAACGCCACGGATGGAAAAGATGCTCGCCCATGAGGGGATCTATCTGTTCAAATTCTGGCTCGACATCGGCCGCGAAACACAGCTCGACCGTTTTCATGATCGCCGGCACAGCCCGCTGAAGTGCTGGAAACTGTCAGACATGGATATTGCCGCGCTGACAAAATGGGATGATTACACGGCCAAACGCGACGAGATGCTGGAAAAGACCCACACGGATGTCGCGCCCTGGACCGTGGTACGGGCCAACGACAAACGGCGGGCCCGCGTCAATCTCATCCGTCATATTCTGAGCGCGCTTGATTATGACGGCAAAGATAAAAAAGCGATCGGCGAGATCGACGGCAAAATCCTCGGATCAGGACCGGGCTTTCTGAAATAG
- the phoR gene encoding phosphate regulon sensor histidine kinase PhoR, translated as MASMEGEERGGHLWWKLRHSWMPILIVTMLAIVALFELHSPYLPAALWLGAVIAILLVAKSKKRDLVIEEEAPVVEEREEVGENVIAGVRAGLAVLDTPIFILDKNTAILFQNGAAERAFGALPVGAHISARLRSPGLLDAIRETVATGQPNQIEHFERLPSERVFIARIAVADVQKGVGPVFYILSFRDVSELRRIDRMRSDFVANASHELRTPLASLRGFIETMQGPARNDPKAQERFLAIMLDQSTRMARLVDDLMSLSRLELRANIAPDQKVDLVSVIGHVRDALLPLAKDLDMTINLHLPDHPVEVDGDRDELVQVFQNLVENACKYGQEGKIVDVWLRAEPGSPVEVSVVDKGPGIPAEHVPRLTERFYRVSVADSRSKKGTGLGLAIVKHILTRHRARLIIKSELDVGTDFTVRF; from the coding sequence ATGGCATCTATGGAAGGTGAGGAGAGGGGCGGGCATTTGTGGTGGAAGTTGCGCCATAGCTGGATGCCGATCCTTATCGTCACGATGCTTGCCATCGTCGCCCTTTTTGAGCTGCATTCGCCATATCTGCCTGCCGCATTGTGGCTTGGCGCCGTCATTGCCATCCTGCTTGTCGCTAAAAGCAAAAAGCGCGACCTTGTCATCGAAGAGGAAGCCCCTGTTGTCGAAGAGCGGGAAGAGGTCGGTGAAAATGTCATTGCCGGTGTAAGGGCGGGTTTGGCCGTTCTCGATACGCCCATTTTTATTTTGGACAAGAACACGGCTATCCTGTTTCAGAACGGGGCTGCGGAACGGGCTTTCGGTGCTTTGCCTGTTGGCGCGCATATTTCGGCAAGACTCCGCTCACCTGGTCTGCTTGACGCCATCCGCGAAACCGTGGCGACCGGTCAGCCGAACCAGATCGAACATTTCGAGCGGCTGCCGTCCGAACGGGTTTTCATCGCACGGATTGCCGTTGCCGATGTGCAAAAGGGTGTTGGGCCTGTATTCTACATACTCTCGTTCCGCGATGTCTCGGAACTGCGTCGCATCGACCGGATGCGCAGTGATTTTGTCGCCAATGCGAGCCATGAGTTGCGCACCCCGCTGGCTTCTCTGCGCGGTTTCATCGAAACCATGCAAGGCCCGGCGCGCAATGATCCCAAGGCCCAGGAACGCTTCCTTGCGATCATGCTGGATCAGTCCACCAGAATGGCCAGATTGGTGGACGACCTCATGTCGTTGTCGCGGCTTGAATTGCGCGCCAACATCGCCCCCGATCAGAAGGTCGATCTCGTGTCCGTCATCGGCCATGTCAGGGACGCACTCTTGCCTCTGGCGAAAGATCTCGACATGACCATCAATCTGCACCTGCCGGACCATCCGGTTGAGGTGGATGGTGACCGTGACGAGTTGGTGCAGGTTTTCCAGAACCTCGTTGAAAACGCTTGTAAATATGGTCAGGAAGGCAAAATTGTCGATGTCTGGTTGCGTGCCGAGCCGGGAAGCCCGGTCGAGGTAAGCGTTGTCGACAAGGGGCCGGGCATTCCGGCTGAGCATGTCCCGCGACTGACCGAGCGTTTTTATCGCGTCAGCGTTGCTGACAGCCGCTCGAAAAAGGGGACCGGGCTGGGGCTTGCCATCGTTAAGCATATTCTTACTCGCCACCGTGCCCGCCTCATTATCAAGTCCGAGCTGGACGTCGGAACCGACTTTACCGTCAGATTCTGA
- a CDS encoding phosphonate ABC transporter substrate-binding protein — translation MNIVKFSAAALVASVAFAGAAAARDQIQVAGSSTVLPYAKIVAETFAETFPNFKAPVVESGGTGGGLKAFCSGVGEGTIDIANASRAIKADELAACKAAGVTDVQEVKIGYDGIVFAMDKSNPDVKLEPKDLYLGLAAEVVKDGKLVANPYKKWSEINKELPDVAIAAYIPGSKHGTREVFEEKIMADGCKEAGATDVIKGLVSDAKQAAAKCVAVRKDGAAVDIDGDYTETLARIDANKTGLGVFGLAFYENNADRLKVATVSGVVPSTETVASGKYPVSRPLFFYVKKAHLGVIPGLKEYVEFFVSDEMIGPDSPLANYGLVAAPDAEREEIRSKFGAGSTM, via the coding sequence ATGAATATCGTTAAATTTTCCGCAGCAGCCCTGGTGGCCTCTGTCGCCTTTGCTGGCGCCGCCGCTGCTCGCGACCAGATCCAGGTTGCTGGTTCTTCCACAGTTCTGCCCTACGCAAAGATCGTTGCTGAAACCTTCGCTGAGACCTTCCCGAACTTTAAGGCTCCGGTTGTTGAGTCTGGCGGCACGGGCGGCGGTCTCAAGGCATTCTGCTCGGGCGTTGGCGAAGGCACGATCGACATTGCCAATGCTTCGCGCGCCATCAAGGCTGACGAACTGGCTGCCTGCAAGGCTGCTGGCGTGACCGACGTCCAGGAAGTCAAGATCGGTTACGACGGCATCGTTTTCGCCATGGACAAGTCCAACCCGGACGTGAAGCTTGAGCCTAAGGACCTTTACCTCGGCCTCGCTGCGGAAGTTGTGAAGGACGGCAAGCTCGTTGCCAACCCTTACAAGAAGTGGTCTGAAATCAACAAGGAACTGCCGGATGTAGCGATCGCTGCTTACATCCCTGGCTCCAAGCACGGCACGCGCGAAGTCTTCGAAGAGAAGATCATGGCTGACGGCTGCAAGGAAGCTGGCGCAACCGACGTTATCAAGGGTCTGGTTTCCGACGCCAAGCAGGCTGCCGCCAAGTGCGTAGCTGTTCGTAAGGACGGCGCTGCTGTTGATATCGACGGCGACTACACCGAGACCCTCGCTCGCATCGACGCCAACAAGACCGGCCTCGGCGTATTTGGTCTGGCTTTCTACGAAAACAACGCTGACCGCCTCAAGGTTGCGACCGTAAGCGGTGTTGTTCCGTCGACCGAGACTGTTGCCAGCGGCAAGTACCCGGTTTCGCGCCCGCTGTTCTTCTACGTGAAGAAGGCTCACCTCGGCGTTATCCCTGGCCTCAAGGAATATGTTGAGTTCTTCGTTTCGGACGAGATGATCGGCCCTGACTCTCCGCTCGCCAACTACGGCCTGGTTGCAGCTCCGGACGCAGAGCGTGAAGAAATCCGCTCGAAGTTCGGCGCCGGCTCCACGATGTAA
- the pstC gene encoding phosphate ABC transporter permease subunit PstC encodes MNTSILLLVLALIGIGSYLLGSRRAVALSGGRPSSMHSRAGYHGSYAVVWAVLPAALILAVWLVISPLVVTSAVRGGFPEDVRAQPEAQQSLTYGMVTSIARGLQRLNTEELAQVEADTAATRPLLASKGVAIAGDPERYMIDAAHTLNGMTSTSRLAMIVVVLAAALAGGAYALRSIAPRFRARNQVEKVILASLLVASSIAILTTIGIVLSMLTEAIQFFTMVPAHEFFFGTVWDPRFAAAGATDSSGQFGLIPLLAGTLYIGFVAMLVAVPVGLFSAIYMSEYAGPKLRSVAKPLLEVLAGIPTIVYGFFALTTVGPFLRDISAQINGLATGNYTNFIQAQSVLTAGFVMGIMLIPYVSSLSDDIITAVPRSLRDGSLGLGATRSETVKKVILPAALPGIVGALLMTASRAIGETMIVVLAAGVAARLQINPLEPMTTVTVKIVSQLTGDLEFTSPQTLVAFALGITLFAITLCLNIYALYIVRKYREQYE; translated from the coding sequence ATGAACACATCCATTCTTTTGCTGGTACTGGCGCTGATCGGCATCGGCAGTTATCTGCTTGGCAGTCGCCGGGCCGTTGCGCTTTCTGGGGGGCGTCCCTCCAGCATGCATTCCCGTGCAGGCTATCACGGTTCTTACGCTGTCGTCTGGGCTGTTTTGCCCGCAGCGCTCATCCTCGCAGTCTGGCTTGTGATCAGCCCATTGGTGGTCACGTCAGCCGTGCGTGGCGGATTTCCTGAAGATGTGCGTGCGCAGCCTGAAGCGCAGCAGAGCCTGACCTATGGCATGGTAACGTCAATTGCACGTGGTCTGCAGAGATTGAACACCGAGGAGCTGGCGCAGGTCGAAGCGGATACTGCCGCTACCCGTCCGTTGCTGGCGTCCAAGGGCGTCGCGATTGCTGGCGACCCAGAGCGCTACATGATCGATGCCGCACACACACTCAATGGCATGACGTCGACCAGCCGGTTGGCGATGATCGTTGTGGTGCTGGCAGCAGCATTGGCTGGCGGCGCATATGCGCTTCGGTCCATCGCGCCGCGTTTCAGAGCGCGCAATCAGGTCGAGAAGGTCATCCTTGCCTCCTTGCTGGTTGCCTCTTCGATCGCCATCCTGACGACAATCGGCATCGTACTTTCGATGCTGACGGAAGCCATCCAGTTCTTCACCATGGTCCCGGCGCACGAATTTTTCTTCGGCACAGTCTGGGACCCGCGTTTCGCCGCAGCTGGTGCCACGGATAGTTCCGGTCAGTTCGGTCTGATCCCGCTGCTCGCAGGCACACTTTATATCGGCTTCGTCGCGATGCTTGTCGCCGTTCCGGTTGGCCTGTTCTCGGCAATCTACATGTCGGAATATGCCGGACCGAAGCTGCGTTCGGTCGCAAAGCCCTTGCTTGAGGTTCTCGCCGGCATTCCCACGATCGTCTACGGCTTTTTTGCCCTGACGACGGTCGGACCGTTCCTGCGCGATATTTCCGCACAGATCAACGGCCTTGCCACCGGCAACTACACGAACTTCATTCAGGCGCAAAGCGTTCTGACGGCCGGTTTCGTCATGGGCATCATGCTGATCCCTTACGTCTCGTCCCTGTCGGACGATATCATCACCGCCGTGCCGCGTTCGCTCCGTGATGGTTCGCTGGGGCTCGGTGCGACCCGCTCGGAGACGGTCAAGAAGGTTATTCTTCCGGCTGCTCTTCCAGGCATCGTCGGCGCGCTTCTGATGACGGCCTCTCGCGCCATCGGTGAAACCATGATCGTGGTTCTCGCCGCCGGTGTTGCTGCCCGCCTGCAGATCAATCCTCTTGAGCCGATGACCACTGTCACCGTGAAGATCGTCAGCCAGTTGACGGGTGACCTTGAGTTCACCTCGCCACAAACGCTGGTCGCCTTCGCGCTCGGCATCACGCTTTTTGCCATCACGCTATGCCTCAATATCTATGCGCTCTACATCGTGCGCAAATACCGGGAGCAGTATGAATGA
- the pstA gene encoding phosphate ABC transporter permease PstA, translating into MTDIVSPATGGATSAPARRDIGIKRRYAAERRFRAYGMAAISFGLIFLFLLLWSVVGKGYTAFQQTMITVPVEFSEQIIDPKNERATNPAKLMTANYPVIARDAVAKVLGVAPTDRTGLRAVNAMISDSVRTQLRDIVTADPSIIGTTRNVTLLASGDVDSAFKGQVDLTVDENNRRVSNQQLGWMNQLVESGQLAKHFNTGIFVNGASSRPEAAGVGVALIGSFYMMMIVLVLSLPIGVAASIYLEEFAPKNRLTDLIEVNINNLAAVPSIVYGLLGLSVFINFMGFPRSASLVGGLVLTLMTLPTIIIATRAALKAVPPSIRAAALGLGASKMQTIFHHVLPLAMPGILTGTIIGLAHALGETAPLLLIGMVAFVANYPTTPLDPSTALPVQIYMWANEAERAFVERTSGAIIILLLFLIVMNVGAILLRRRFERRW; encoded by the coding sequence ATGACCGACATCGTTTCTCCCGCAACCGGCGGTGCCACAAGTGCACCGGCCCGGCGTGATATCGGCATCAAGCGCCGTTATGCCGCAGAACGTCGCTTCCGTGCCTATGGAATGGCAGCGATTTCCTTCGGTCTGATCTTCCTGTTCCTGCTTCTTTGGTCGGTTGTCGGCAAGGGATACACGGCTTTTCAGCAGACGATGATCACTGTGCCGGTGGAATTCTCCGAGCAGATCATCGATCCCAAGAACGAGCGTGCGACCAATCCGGCGAAGCTCATGACCGCCAACTACCCAGTGATCGCCCGTGATGCGGTTGCCAAGGTTCTTGGAGTGGCACCGACGGACCGCACGGGTCTGCGTGCTGTCAACGCCATGATTTCTGACAGCGTCCGCACCCAGTTGCGTGACATTGTCACCGCTGATCCCTCGATCATCGGCACGACGCGGAATGTGACGCTGCTCGCTTCTGGCGATGTCGACAGCGCCTTCAAGGGTCAGGTTGACCTGACGGTGGATGAAAACAACCGCCGCGTTTCGAACCAGCAGCTTGGCTGGATGAACCAGCTCGTTGAGAGCGGCCAGCTTGCCAAACATTTCAACACGGGCATCTTCGTCAACGGCGCGTCGAGCCGTCCGGAAGCTGCCGGTGTCGGCGTGGCGCTGATCGGCTCTTTCTACATGATGATGATCGTTCTCGTGCTATCGTTGCCGATTGGCGTTGCAGCCTCGATCTATCTCGAAGAATTTGCACCGAAGAACCGCCTGACGGATCTTATCGAGGTGAACATCAACAACCTCGCGGCTGTTCCTTCGATCGTTTATGGTCTGCTTGGTCTTTCGGTCTTCATCAACTTCATGGGCTTTCCGCGCTCGGCCTCGTTGGTCGGCGGTCTCGTCCTGACATTGATGACGCTGCCAACCATCATTATCGCGACCCGCGCTGCCCTCAAGGCCGTGCCGCCGTCCATTCGCGCCGCTGCCCTTGGTCTTGGCGCGTCGAAGATGCAGACGATCTTCCACCACGTGCTGCCGCTTGCCATGCCTGGCATTCTGACCGGCACGATCATCGGCCTCGCACACGCCCTTGGCGAAACGGCGCCGCTGCTTTTGATCGGCATGGTGGCCTTCGTTGCGAACTACCCGACGACGCCGCTCGATCCTTCGACGGCACTGCCGGTACAGATTTACATGTGGGCGAACGAAGCAGAGCGTGCCTTTGTCGAAAGAACATCTGGCGCTATCATCATCCTGCTCCTGTTCCTCATCGTCATGAATGTTGGCGCAATCCTGTTGCGTCGCCGCTTCGAACGGCGCTGGTAA
- a CDS encoding phosphate ABC transporter ATP-binding protein, giving the protein MNMLSEAAVEKALDKKMNEVSYKMIGKDVSVFYGEKRALYDVNLNVRENTVTALIGPSGCGKSTFLRTLNRMNDTIDGCKVTGKITLDTDDIYDPAIDVVELRARVGMVFQKPNPFPKSIYENIAYGPRIHGLARNKADMDQIIESSLQKAGLWNEVKDRLHESGTGLSGGQQQRLCIARAVAVSPEVILMDEPCSALDPIATAKVEELIHELRANFTIVIVTHSMQQAARVSQRTAMFHLGHLVEENETDKMFTNPDDQRTQDYIMGRFG; this is encoded by the coding sequence ATGAACATGTTGTCGGAAGCAGCAGTTGAAAAGGCGCTGGACAAGAAAATGAATGAAGTTTCGTACAAGATGATTGGCAAGGACGTTTCGGTTTTCTACGGCGAAAAGCGTGCGCTTTACGACGTGAACCTGAATGTCCGCGAAAATACCGTTACTGCACTTATTGGTCCGTCCGGTTGCGGCAAATCCACCTTCCTGCGTACCCTGAACCGCATGAATGATACGATCGATGGCTGTAAGGTCACCGGCAAGATCACGCTCGATACCGATGATATCTACGATCCGGCAATCGACGTGGTGGAACTGCGTGCTCGTGTCGGCATGGTGTTCCAGAAGCCGAACCCGTTCCCGAAGTCGATCTACGAAAACATTGCTTACGGTCCGCGTATCCATGGCCTCGCCCGTAACAAGGCGGATATGGACCAGATCATCGAGTCCAGCCTGCAGAAGGCCGGTCTGTGGAATGAGGTCAAGGATCGCCTGCATGAATCCGGTACGGGTCTGTCCGGCGGTCAGCAGCAGCGCCTTTGCATCGCACGCGCAGTTGCCGTGTCCCCGGAAGTGATCCTCATGGACGAGCCTTGCTCGGCCCTCGACCCGATCGCTACCGCCAAGGTCGAGGAACTGATCCATGAGCTGCGTGCCAACTTCACGATCGTGATCGTGACCCACTCCATGCAGCAGGCCGCTCGCGTCTCGCAGCGCACCGCGATGTTCCATCTTGGCCATCTGGTCGAGGAGAACGAAACGGACAAGATGTTCACCAACCCGGATGACCAGCGCACGCAGGACTATATCATGGGCCGCTTCGGCTGA
- the phoU gene encoding phosphate signaling complex protein PhoU has protein sequence MTQTTTHSHIMSVYDDELKFLSRRIAEMGGLAEQMCADAVRALVNSDAALAQKVISDDAILDHAEREIGDKAIVTIAKRQPMAADLREIIGTLRIAADLERVGDLGKNTAKRVIAVAGTGVPRKLARGLEHLSELALVQLKEVLDVYSTRSAEKAQAIRERDEEIDAMYTSLFRELLTYMMEDPRNITTCTHLLFCAKNIERIGDHATNIAETIYYMTTGSQPEGERPKDDSSNTLGSVTE, from the coding sequence ATGACACAGACAACGACGCATTCGCATATCATGTCGGTTTACGACGACGAGTTGAAATTCCTCAGCCGCCGGATTGCCGAAATGGGCGGCCTGGCGGAGCAGATGTGCGCGGACGCCGTTCGCGCCCTTGTCAATTCCGATGCGGCATTGGCACAGAAAGTGATTTCCGACGACGCCATCCTTGACCATGCCGAGCGTGAGATCGGCGACAAGGCCATCGTCACCATCGCCAAGCGCCAGCCAATGGCTGCCGACCTGCGCGAAATCATCGGTACGCTGCGCATTGCGGCGGATCTGGAGCGCGTCGGCGATCTCGGCAAAAACACCGCCAAGCGCGTGATTGCCGTTGCGGGAACCGGTGTTCCACGCAAGCTGGCTCGCGGCCTCGAACATCTCTCCGAGCTTGCCCTGGTACAGCTCAAGGAAGTTCTCGATGTTTATTCGACACGTTCGGCTGAGAAGGCGCAGGCCATCCGCGAACGCGATGAAGAAATCGACGCGATGTACACCTCGCTCTTCCGCGAGCTGTTGACCTACATGATGGAAGATCCGCGCAACATCACGACCTGCACGCATCTTCTGTTCTGCGCCAAGAACATCGAACGTATCGGCGACCACGCGACCAATATCGCCGAGACGATCTACTACATGACCACCGGCAGCCAGCCGGAAGGTGAGCGTCCGAAGGACGATAGTTCCAACACTCTCGGTTCCGTGACCGAGTAA
- the phoB gene encoding phosphate regulon transcriptional regulatory protein PhoB → MVPKIAVVEDEEALSVLLRYNLEAEGYDVDTIPRGDEAEIRLQERVPDLLILDWMLPGVSGIELCRRLRMRAETERLPIIMLTARGEESERVRGLATGADDYVVKPFSTPELMARVKAMLRRARPEVLSSVLKCGDIELDRETHRVHRKTREVRLGPTEFRLLEFLMTSPGRVFSRSQLLDGVWGHDIYVDERTVDVHVGRLRKALNFSNMQDVIRTVRGAGYSMEAA, encoded by the coding sequence ATGGTACCGAAGATTGCAGTTGTTGAAGATGAAGAGGCGCTGAGCGTTCTGCTTCGTTACAATCTTGAGGCTGAGGGTTACGACGTCGACACGATACCGCGTGGCGATGAGGCCGAGATCAGGTTGCAGGAGCGGGTTCCCGACCTCCTGATCCTGGACTGGATGTTGCCTGGCGTCTCCGGTATCGAACTGTGCCGCCGGTTGAGGATGCGGGCGGAAACCGAACGTTTGCCGATCATCATGCTGACAGCGCGTGGCGAAGAAAGCGAACGCGTTCGCGGTCTCGCCACAGGCGCGGATGACTATGTGGTGAAACCCTTCTCCACGCCGGAACTGATGGCACGCGTCAAGGCGATGCTGCGTCGCGCACGCCCGGAGGTTTTGTCGTCAGTCCTGAAATGCGGCGACATCGAACTGGATCGGGAAACACACCGCGTGCATCGCAAGACGCGTGAAGTGCGCCTGGGACCGACCGAGTTCCGTCTTCTGGAATTCCTGATGACGTCGCCGGGTCGTGTTTTCTCCCGTTCGCAGTTGCTGGATGGCGTCTGGGGTCACGATATCTATGTGGACGAACGGACCGTTGACGTCCACGTTGGCCGTCTGCGCAAGGCGCTCAATTTTTCGAACATGCAGGATGTCATCCGCACGGTACGTGGCGCCGGTTATTCCATGGAAGCGGCATAA
- a CDS encoding GcrA cell cycle regulator, giving the protein MNWTDERVEKLKKLWSEGLSASQIAAQLGGVSRNAVIGKVHRLNLPGRAKAGGTVTSARSAPKRTAPAAPRTATYTARVNTTPVRTVARASVATALHEEMDIETAQVLEYVPSRDIVTPASRRLTLTELTERTCKWPVGDPLKDDFHFCGCEALESSPYCKFHAKLAYQPVSERRKA; this is encoded by the coding sequence ATGAACTGGACGGATGAACGAGTCGAAAAACTCAAGAAACTTTGGTCCGAGGGCCTCAGTGCCAGCCAGATAGCGGCACAGTTGGGTGGTGTAAGCCGTAACGCCGTTATCGGCAAGGTTCACCGTCTCAATCTTCCGGGCCGCGCCAAGGCTGGCGGAACAGTAACATCGGCGCGCTCTGCACCGAAGCGTACGGCACCAGCGGCACCTCGTACGGCAACCTACACCGCCCGCGTCAACACCACGCCGGTTCGGACCGTGGCACGCGCCAGCGTTGCGACAGCCCTTCACGAAGAGATGGATATCGAGACAGCTCAGGTGCTCGAATACGTTCCTTCGCGCGATATCGTTACGCCGGCCTCGCGCCGCCTGACGCTGACGGAATTGACCGAGCGCACCTGCAAGTGGCCGGTTGGCGACCCGCTGAAGGACGACTTCCATTTCTGTGGCTGCGAAGCCCTGGAATCTTCGCCCTACTGCAAGTTCCACGCGAAGCTCGCCTACCAGCCTGTCAGCGAACGCCGCAAGGCATAA